CTTGTAGGACGACGGACCCGCATCGAACGCCGGGCCGCAGCCTCATGATGCCCACTCCCCCGCCCGAAGCCGCACCGCCCGCCCCGCCCTCCCTCGGCACGATGCGCGAGCGCCATGGCCCGCGCTACCGCTGGTACCTGCTGCTCTCGGTGATGGTGGGAACGATGGCGTCGATCATGTCCTCGACCATCGTCAACGTGGCGATCCCCGGCATGAGCCATCACTTCGCGCTGGGCCAGGAGCGCGCGCAATGGGTGAGCTCGGGCTTCATGGTGGCCATGACCGTTTCAATGCTGACCACGCCCTGGCTGCTGTCGCGCTACGGCTACCGGCGCACCTACGTCGGCACCATGGCGCTGCTGCTCGCGGGCGGCGTCGCGGGCGGGCTGGCGAACAACTTCACGCTGGTGCTGCTGGCGCGCGTGGCCGAAGGGCTCGCGGCGGGCGTGGTGCAGCCCATTCCGGCCATCATCATCCTGCGGGCCTTCGAGCCCCACGAGCAGGGGCGCGCCAGCGGCATCTTCGGCATGGGCGTGGTGCTGGCGCCGGCCATCGGCCCGAGCATCGGCGGCGTGCTGGTCGACTTGTTCGGCTGGCGCTCGATCTTCTTCATGGTGGTGCCGTTCTGCCTGGCCTCGCTCTGGCTGGCCTACAAGTTCGTGCCCACCACGGCGCCCGGCGGCGTGGCGGCCACGCGCGGCAGCGGTCTCGACTGGCGCGGCCTGGCGCTGGGCACGGCCGGCACGCTGTGCCTCTTGAACGGGCTGGTCGAACTGCGCGGCGACTCGCCCGTCGAAGCCGTCCTGCTGCTGGCCGGCGCGCTGGCGGCCTTCACGGCTTTCATCTGGTGGCAGCGGCGGTTCGCGGCCTCGGGCGGCACGCCGCTGATGAACCTCGCGCTGTTCCAGTACCGGCAGTTCGCCATGGGCAGCGTGGTCGCCTTCATTTATGGCACGGCGCTGTTCGGCTCCACCTACCTGCTGCCGGTGTACATGCAAGTGGGGCTGAAGCTGTCGGCCTCGCATGTGGGCACCATCCTGCTGCCGGCGGGCATCGTGCTGGCCGTGACCATTGCCGGTGTCGGCCGGCTGGCCGACCGGCAGCCGACCTGGCTGCTGGTGAGCATCGGGCTGGCGCTGCTGGCGACTTCCTTCGCGCTGATGATGGTTCTGAGGCTCGACAGCGCGCTGTGGCTGCTGGTGGCGTTCGCCATCATCGGGCGCATCGGGCTGGGCTTCATCCTGCCCTCGCTCAACCTGGGCTCGATGCGGCCACTGGCCAAGCTGCTGATTCCGCAAGGCGCCAGCGCCATCAACTTCCTGCGCATGCTGGGCGGGGCGGCCGGCGTGAGCCTGTGCGCCATCGTGCTCGAGTGGCGCCTGGCCGCGCACGGCGATTCGCTTTCCAATGCTACGAGCAGCCCCGCGCGGCTCGCGGCCTTCGACGACGTGTTCCTGATGCTGGCCGCGCTGTGCGCGATTGCCATCTGCGCGGCTTGGCAGTTGCGCCAACCCCCGCAGCAAGGGTAAGCACTTAGTAATACTTAAGCACCCATCGCTTTTAATTGTTAGTATTTGTTAACTAACGGGATGGGTGTCTTTATGCAACGCAGAAGTTTTGTCGCCTCGACGGCGGTCTTTGCCGCGGGCCTGGCCCGTCTTTCGTCCGCGCAGGCCGCCGAAGCGGGCGTCACGGACACCGAGATCCTGCTCGGCAGCTCGGCCGTCCTGAGCGGGCCGCTCGGCTCGCAGATCAAGGTCGTGCACAACGGCGCCGCACTGGCTTTCGATTCCGTCAACGAACAGGGCGGCGTGGGCGGGCGCAAGATCAAGCTGGTGGCGCTCGACGACGAGCTGAAGCCCGAAAAAGCCCTCGAAAACTACGGCAAGCTGCTGAACGACCATCGCGTGTTCGCATTCTTCGGCTGCGTGGGTTCGGGCACCACCTCGGCCGCGGCCAAGCTGCTGCAGCAAAGCGGCGCGCCCAGCGTGGGCGGCTACGGCGTCGGCGACAGCGCGCGCGAACGCGTGGCGGGTTCGGCCTATTTCGTGCGGGCCAGCAATTCGCGTGAAGCACAAGCCCTGGTCGAGCACCTGTCGACCATTGGGGTGAACAAGATCGCGATCGCCCACCTGGACAACCCCGGCGGCGCCGAGGCGGTGAAGCTGATCGAGGCGGCCATGGCCACCCACAAGCAGACGCCGACCGCGATCGTCGCGGTGAAGGGCGACGGCTCGACCTCCGCCGCCGCCGGCAAGGCGCTTGCCGACAGCCAGCCCCAGGCCGTTCTGATGTACCTGGCCGGCACGGTGACCGGCGAAGTGATCAAGGCCATGTATGCCGCCGGCAGCAAGCCGATGTTCTACGGCATGTCGGTCGTCTCGGGCGAAGTCACGGCCAAGGTGGTTCCGCTGCAAGCCGGCGGGCTCGCCATTTCGCAGGTCACGCCCTATCCCTGGGGCGAGGTGGAGGTCGTGACGCGCGACTATCGCCGGCTGGCCGAACGTGCGCAGGTGCCGGTGGGCTACGGCAGCTTCGAGGGCTACCTGAACGGGCTGGTGATGATCGAGGCGCTCAAGCGCACCGGCCGCGACCTGACGCGCGCGCGCCTGCATGCCACGCTGCGCGCACTCAAGCTGCGCCTGGCCGGCATGGACATCGACTTTTCGACCGGCGCCACCACCGGTTCGCGCTTCATCGAAATGGTGCGCGTCACGCCCGAAGGCCGCTTCGTGCGCTGAACGGGCGACCGGGTTCACCGGGCAGCCGGCGCTCGCGCTTTAATAGCGCCATGTGCCAACTGCTCGGAATGAACTGCAACACGCCCACGGACGTGACCTTCAGCTTTACGGGCTTTGCCCAGCGCGGCGGCCGCACCGACCACCATGCCGACGGCTGGGGCATCGCTTTCTTCGAGGACCGGGGGCTCCGGCACTTCGTCGATCACATGCCGGCGAGCGAATCGCCGGTGGCCGAGCTGATCCGGCGCTACCCGATCCAGAGCCGCAACGTCATTGCGCACATCCGCAAGGCGACGCAGGGCGCCATCAACCTGCAGAACTGCCACCCCTTCGTGCGCGAGCTGTGGGGCCGCTACTGGGTGTTTGCCCACAACGGCGACCTGAAGGACTTTCGCCCGCGCCTGCATGGCAACTTCCACCCGGTAGGCGACACCGACAGCGAGCATGCCTTCTGCTGGTTGATGCAGGAGCTGGCCAAGTCGCATGCGGGCGTGCCGAGCATCGAAGAGCTCACGCTCACGCTGCGAGAACTGGCGCCGCAGCTCGCGGGCCACGGCACCTTCAACTTCATGCTCTCGAACGGCCAGGCGCTTTGGGCCCACGCCTCGACGAACCTCTGGTACGTGGAGCGCCGCCACCCTTTCGTGACCGCGCAGCTGTCGGACGAGGACCTCGAGATCGACTTTGCGCAGCACACCACGCCCAACGACCGCGTGGCGGTGGTGGTGACCACGCCGCTCACCACCAACGAGACGTGGACACCTTTTGCGCCCGGCGAACTGCATGTGTTCGTGGACGGGCAGCTGGCGCAGCGCTGAAACCGGGCCGCCTACGACGCGGCAATGGTTTCCTTGACGAAGTCGGCGTATGTCCGCAGCGGCCGCCCGAGAATGGCCTGCAGGCGATCGGCCGTGCCCTCCGCACCGCGCATGCCGAACTTCTGAATCCCGGCCATCATCAGGCGCATGTCGTACGCGAGCCAGGACGGCGCCGAGGTGGCCATCTGCGCTTCGAAGGCCGCCACGTCGTCTCCGCCGTAAGCCACTTCGCGGCCGAGCGCGGCACTCCAGGTCTTGGCCACCGACTCGCCAGTCAACAGCTCGGGCCCGACCAGCTCCAGCGTGATGCGCGGCAAAGGCGCGGGCGCGCGATCGCGGCGCAGCAGTTCGAAGGCGGCGGTGCCCGCGATGTCCCGCGCATCGATCATCGCGACGCCCGCCGAGCCGATCGGCATCGGGTAGACGCCGTAGCCCTGGATCACCTGCTGGACCATGCGCTCGTTCTGCATGAAGTAGGCCGGCCGCAGGATGGTCGCCGGGATGTCGAGGCTCTCGATCATCCGTTCGACCGTGTGCTTGCCAGTGAAGTGCGGCACGTCGGTGAACTTGTCCGCATGGATGACCGACAGGTAGACCACGCGCTCGATGCCGGCCTCGCGCGCCAGGTTCAGCGCAACAAGGGCTTGGGTCACTTCGTCGGGCGTGACGGCATTCAGCAGAAACAGCGTGCGTACCGACGAAAGCGCCGCGCGCATGGAGGGCACGTCGGTCAGGTCGCCGACGACCTCCTTGACGCCGGCCGGAAAGCTCTGCTTTCCAGGTGTGCGAACGAATGCGCTGACTTGGGCACCGGCCGCGGCCAGGCCTTGGACGACGAGGGAACCGATGGTGCCGGTGGCACCGGTGACGAGAATGCTCATGGAAATCTCCAGGGGGTTGAGGGAAAACGGGTTGAAAGGGGCAAGGAGTGGCGAGGTCGGTCAGCGCGAGAAGTCCGCGACGGCCTTGCCGATGCGGGGGCCGGTGCGATTGCGTTCGATGGCCGCGGGGATGTCGTCGAAGCCCATGACTTCGCCGAGCTTCGAGATCAGCGTGCCTTGGGCGATCTCCGCCGCCACCTGCTCCAGCAGGGCGGTGTCCGGCTTGTTCACGAACCACAGTCCGCGGCGGCCGGGGGGCGTGCGTGCCAGGATGTCGGGCGAGGACGTGCCGACGATTGCGCCGTCCTTCGCCAGCACCTGCCATGAGCGATCGAGCACGTCGCCGCCGACGTAGTCGAGCACCAGGTCGATGTCGCGCGCCACCGATTCGAAGCGTTCGGTCCGGTAGTCGATGACGTGGTCCGCACCCAGGCTGCGAACGTATTCGAGCTGCGCGGTCGAGGCCGTGGCGAAGACTTCGGCGCCTGCCTGCTTGGCGTACTGCACGGCATAGCCGCCCAGCCCGCCCGCTGCGCCGTGGATCAGGATTCGCTGGCCTGCGGCGATGGGACCCGCCTGGTGCAAGCTCTGCCAGCCTGCCACGGCCGCCACAGGCACGCCGGCCGCGTGCACGTCGTCGAGGCCGTGCGGCGTGCGCACCAGGTTCGCCTCGTCGACTGCCACGAAGTCGGCATAGGCGCCCAGGCCGCCCAGCGGCCCCATGACGCGATCGCCGACGCGAAAGCGCGAGGCGCCCGGGCCGACCGCCTCGACGACACCCGCGAGTTCGATGCCCAGCACGGCGGGCAGTTGAAGCGGGAAGGCGTCTCGGACGAAGCCTTCACGAACTTTCCAGTCGATGCCGTTCACGCCGGCAGCCCGAACGCGGACCAGGACCTGGCCCGGTCCAGCTGCGGGCCTGGCGATTTCGGCGATCTCGGCGGCGGCAACACCGCCATAGGCGCGGATCAGCACTGCGCGTTGCGTGGTGGTCATTTCAATTTCCTCATTCGAAGTTGCGATGAGGAGAAGATAGGTTGTTGCACACACAAAACGAAGACGCGAAAATGAAGACACCTTGTCTCAAATTTGGAACACATGGACCTGAACGCATTGACCGACTTCGCGCTCGTCGCCACCCACGGAGGGCTCGGAAAGGCAAGCCGCGCGAGCGGGAGATCG
The Variovorax paradoxus genome window above contains:
- a CDS encoding NADP-dependent oxidoreductase; the encoded protein is MTTTQRAVLIRAYGGVAAAEIAEIARPAAGPGQVLVRVRAAGVNGIDWKVREGFVRDAFPLQLPAVLGIELAGVVEAVGPGASRFRVGDRVMGPLGGLGAYADFVAVDEANLVRTPHGLDDVHAAGVPVAAVAGWQSLHQAGPIAAGQRILIHGAAGGLGGYAVQYAKQAGAEVFATASTAQLEYVRSLGADHVIDYRTERFESVARDIDLVLDYVGGDVLDRSWQVLAKDGAIVGTSSPDILARTPPGRRGLWFVNKPDTALLEQVAAEIAQGTLISKLGEVMGFDDIPAAIERNRTGPRIGKAVADFSR
- a CDS encoding ABC transporter substrate-binding protein; the protein is MQRRSFVASTAVFAAGLARLSSAQAAEAGVTDTEILLGSSAVLSGPLGSQIKVVHNGAALAFDSVNEQGGVGGRKIKLVALDDELKPEKALENYGKLLNDHRVFAFFGCVGSGTTSAAAKLLQQSGAPSVGGYGVGDSARERVAGSAYFVRASNSREAQALVEHLSTIGVNKIAIAHLDNPGGAEAVKLIEAAMATHKQTPTAIVAVKGDGSTSAAAGKALADSQPQAVLMYLAGTVTGEVIKAMYAAGSKPMFYGMSVVSGEVTAKVVPLQAGGLAISQVTPYPWGEVEVVTRDYRRLAERAQVPVGYGSFEGYLNGLVMIEALKRTGRDLTRARLHATLRALKLRLAGMDIDFSTGATTGSRFIEMVRVTPEGRFVR
- a CDS encoding MFS transporter, translating into MPTPPPEAAPPAPPSLGTMRERHGPRYRWYLLLSVMVGTMASIMSSTIVNVAIPGMSHHFALGQERAQWVSSGFMVAMTVSMLTTPWLLSRYGYRRTYVGTMALLLAGGVAGGLANNFTLVLLARVAEGLAAGVVQPIPAIIILRAFEPHEQGRASGIFGMGVVLAPAIGPSIGGVLVDLFGWRSIFFMVVPFCLASLWLAYKFVPTTAPGGVAATRGSGLDWRGLALGTAGTLCLLNGLVELRGDSPVEAVLLLAGALAAFTAFIWWQRRFAASGGTPLMNLALFQYRQFAMGSVVAFIYGTALFGSTYLLPVYMQVGLKLSASHVGTILLPAGIVLAVTIAGVGRLADRQPTWLLVSIGLALLATSFALMMVLRLDSALWLLVAFAIIGRIGLGFILPSLNLGSMRPLAKLLIPQGASAINFLRMLGGAAGVSLCAIVLEWRLAAHGDSLSNATSSPARLAAFDDVFLMLAALCAIAICAAWQLRQPPQQG
- a CDS encoding class II glutamine amidotransferase, with translation MCQLLGMNCNTPTDVTFSFTGFAQRGGRTDHHADGWGIAFFEDRGLRHFVDHMPASESPVAELIRRYPIQSRNVIAHIRKATQGAINLQNCHPFVRELWGRYWVFAHNGDLKDFRPRLHGNFHPVGDTDSEHAFCWLMQELAKSHAGVPSIEELTLTLRELAPQLAGHGTFNFMLSNGQALWAHASTNLWYVERRHPFVTAQLSDEDLEIDFAQHTTPNDRVAVVVTTPLTTNETWTPFAPGELHVFVDGQLAQR
- a CDS encoding NmrA/HSCARG family protein, whose protein sequence is MSILVTGATGTIGSLVVQGLAAAGAQVSAFVRTPGKQSFPAGVKEVVGDLTDVPSMRAALSSVRTLFLLNAVTPDEVTQALVALNLAREAGIERVVYLSVIHADKFTDVPHFTGKHTVERMIESLDIPATILRPAYFMQNERMVQQVIQGYGVYPMPIGSAGVAMIDARDIAGTAAFELLRRDRAPAPLPRITLELVGPELLTGESVAKTWSAALGREVAYGGDDVAAFEAQMATSAPSWLAYDMRLMMAGIQKFGMRGAEGTADRLQAILGRPLRTYADFVKETIAAS